In Elaeis guineensis isolate ETL-2024a chromosome 1, EG11, whole genome shotgun sequence, a genomic segment contains:
- the LOC105038478 gene encoding uncharacterized protein, whose product MPFLPLSTPHQSSFSTMIPHRRREFQARNQFTFSNPIHKASNDLNSLDGVEYGTWAERIKGNYGSFGKSDDHKFGAWQRRTRSNHHGNQVDGDEFRWLAKDEDDDSDVPSPQLWKKPGSSMTEQAQAIARYRQEMLDMVRDMPEAEYELSLRDLVESPRIAKPVQKSLAEAGEFSKEKTKKGRRRMSRSESIDPESLLLKMFFPNSLTGRRKSFAGSGARAKVSPKPRLAEGEKGGLEPSTDRDWWKKNTLGEKGSSSSSSSSSSNSSSRSSSRKMNGCYSFFYANKNKAGKTEDDSLL is encoded by the exons AtgcctttccttcctctctctacACCACACCAATCCTCTTTCTCCACTATGATCCCTCACCGACGTCGAGAATTCCAAGCTAGAAACCAATTCACATTCTCCAATCCTATCCACAAGGCGAGCAATGATCTGAATTCTTTGGATGGAGTTGAGTATGGAACATGGGCTGAGAGAATCAAAGGAAATTATGGATCCTTTGGCAAATCAGATGATCATAAGTTCGGCGCATGGCAACGAAGAACTCGCTCGAATCATCATGGCAACCAAGTTGATGGGGATGAATTCAGATGGCTGGCAAAAGATGAGGATGATGACTCAGATGTTCCATCACCACAGTTGTGGAAGAAGCCAGGATCTTCCATGACAGAACAAGCTCAGGCCATTGCCAGATACCGGCAGGAGATGCTCGACATGGTCCGGGATATGCCGGAGGCAGAGTATGAGCTCTCTTTAAGAGATCTTGTGGAATCACCAAGGATTGCAAAGCCTGTCCAGAAATCTTTAGCAGAAGCTGGAGAATTTTCGAAGGAGAAGAcgaagaagggaagaagaaggatgtCGAGGAGTGAGAGTATTGACCCTGAAAGCCTCCTTCTAAAGATGTTTTTTCCAAATTCTCTGACTGGGAGGAGGAAGAGCTTTGCAGGCTCTGGTGCACGTGCAAAGGTTTCACCAAAGCCCAGGTTGGCAGAAGGGGAGAAAGGTGGTCTCGAGCCGAGTACCGATCGAGATTGGTGGAAAAAGAACACATTAGGTGAGAAGggaagcagcagcagcagcagcagtagcagcTCCAATAGCAGTAGCAGAAGCAGTAGCAG GAAAATGAATGGCTGCTATTCCTTCTTCTACGCAAATAAAAACAAAGCAGGGAAAACTGAGGACGACTCTCTTCTGTAA